Proteins encoded within one genomic window of Theobroma cacao cultivar B97-61/B2 chromosome 7, Criollo_cocoa_genome_V2, whole genome shotgun sequence:
- the LOC18594561 gene encoding transcription factor JUNGBRUNNEN 1 isoform X2: MNIVQATGDNKDEDVPLPGFRFHPTDEELVGFYLRRKVDRKPIRMELIKTIDIYKYDPWDLPKPSIVGQSESYFFCKRGRKYRNSVRPNRVTGSGFWKATGIDKPVYSQGGQGHACIGLKKTLVYYRGTAGKGTKTDWMMHEFRLPSNDSNTNTSLSNPKSIAQEAEVWTICRIFKRNSSQRKYTPDWREVAAKRPSTSTPSSQTCSVESNSHETTYISFGSEVVQHYDEKPVVNHINGRSQWHADQLSTIAQPSSMASSSSFSNCPENDFFTHANWDELKSVVDFAFDPFPM, translated from the exons ATGAACATCGTCCAGGCTACAGGTGATAACAAGGACGAAGATGTTCCACTTCCAGGTTTTCGATTTCATCCGACGGATGAAGAGCTCGTAGGGTTTTATCTTCGACGAAAAGTTGACAGGAAACCCATCAGAATGGAGCTCATCAAAACGATTGATATCTACAAATATGATCCCTGGGATCTCCCAA AGCCTAGCATTGTGGGACAGAGTGAATCATATTTCTTCTGCAAACGAGGGAGGAAGTACAGAAACAGCGTTAGACCAAACAGAGTGACGGGGTCTGGATTTTGGAAAGCAACCGGAATTGACAAGCCCGTTTATTCACAAGGAGGACAAGGCCACGCCTGCATTGGGCTAAAGAAAACGTTAGTATACTACCGTGGAACCGCAGGAAAAGGAACCAAAACGGATTGGATGATGCATGAGTTTCGCCTGCCCAGCAACGACAGTAACACGAACACCAGCCTCTCCAATCCCAAATCCATTGCACAAGAAGCT GAAGTATGGACTATATGTCGAATTTTCAAGCGGAACTCATCACAAAGAAAGTACACACCGGATTGGAGAGAAGTGGCAGCTAAACGTCCTTCAACTAGCACACCAAGCTCTCAAACATGCAGTGTGGAATCCAATAGTCACGAAACAACTTATATCTCTTTCGGTTCTGAAGTTGTTCAACATTATGATGAGAAACCAGTCGTCAATCATATCAATGGAAGAAGCCAATGGCATGCAGATCAATTAAGCACCATAGCTCAGCCTTCATCTATGGCATCATCTTCCAGCTTTTCAAATTGTCCAGAAAATGATTTCTTCACACATGCAAATTGGGATGAGCTCAAATCAGTTGTAGACTTTGCGTTTGATCCCTTTCCTATGTAA
- the LOC18594560 gene encoding late embryogenesis abundant protein At1g64065 codes for MKSGDQTSRWKRNIKCWAIVVAGVIAKTIIILLFVLIVMRIRNPKVRLGGVTVENLRASSSSSSPSFSTKLNAQVSVKNTNFGHFKFKNSTLTISYNGSPVGKATIVEGLARARSTKKFNVTILVSSNNKISRNSDQLSSDIESGTINLSSHAKLEGKIQLFKIFKKKKSAEMNCTMDVNTSLKQIQKLTCK; via the coding sequence ATGAAATCTGGAGATCAAACTTCTCGGTGGAAGAGAAACATCAAGTGCTGGGCAATTGTAGTAGCCGGTGTCATAGCAAAGACCATAATCATTTTGCTCTTCGTGCTGATAGTAATGCGTATCCGAAATCCTAAAGTTCGTTTGGGAGGGGTCACGGTAGAAAATCTCAGAGCCAGTTCCTCATCTTCCTCACCTTCTTTTAGCACGAAACTTAATGCTCAAGTTTCCGTCAAGAACACGAATTTTGGTCACTTCAAATTTAAGAACAGCACTCTCACGATTTCTTACAATGGTAGTCCTGTTGGTAAGGCTACTATCGTTGAGGGTCTTGCCAGGGCTCGATCAACCAAGAAGTTTAATGTGACGATATTGGTTAGTTCCAACAATAAGATATCAAGAAATTCAGACCAGCTTAGTTCTGATATTGAGTCTGGGACCATAAATTTGAGCAGCCATGCCAAGCTGGAAGGAAAGATACAGCTATTCAAGAtattcaagaagaagaaatcaGCAGAAATGAATTGCACTATGGACGTTAACACCTCGTTGAAACAAATCCAGAAGCTGACGTGCAAATGA
- the LOC18594561 gene encoding transcription factor JUNGBRUNNEN 1 isoform X1, with the protein MNIVQATGDNKDEDVPLPGFRFHPTDEELVGFYLRRKVDRKPIRMELIKTIDIYKYDPWDLPTEPSIVGQSESYFFCKRGRKYRNSVRPNRVTGSGFWKATGIDKPVYSQGGQGHACIGLKKTLVYYRGTAGKGTKTDWMMHEFRLPSNDSNTNTSLSNPKSIAQEAEVWTICRIFKRNSSQRKYTPDWREVAAKRPSTSTPSSQTCSVESNSHETTYISFGSEVVQHYDEKPVVNHINGRSQWHADQLSTIAQPSSMASSSSFSNCPENDFFTHANWDELKSVVDFAFDPFPM; encoded by the exons ATGAACATCGTCCAGGCTACAGGTGATAACAAGGACGAAGATGTTCCACTTCCAGGTTTTCGATTTCATCCGACGGATGAAGAGCTCGTAGGGTTTTATCTTCGACGAAAAGTTGACAGGAAACCCATCAGAATGGAGCTCATCAAAACGATTGATATCTACAAATATGATCCCTGGGATCTCCCAA CAGAGCCTAGCATTGTGGGACAGAGTGAATCATATTTCTTCTGCAAACGAGGGAGGAAGTACAGAAACAGCGTTAGACCAAACAGAGTGACGGGGTCTGGATTTTGGAAAGCAACCGGAATTGACAAGCCCGTTTATTCACAAGGAGGACAAGGCCACGCCTGCATTGGGCTAAAGAAAACGTTAGTATACTACCGTGGAACCGCAGGAAAAGGAACCAAAACGGATTGGATGATGCATGAGTTTCGCCTGCCCAGCAACGACAGTAACACGAACACCAGCCTCTCCAATCCCAAATCCATTGCACAAGAAGCT GAAGTATGGACTATATGTCGAATTTTCAAGCGGAACTCATCACAAAGAAAGTACACACCGGATTGGAGAGAAGTGGCAGCTAAACGTCCTTCAACTAGCACACCAAGCTCTCAAACATGCAGTGTGGAATCCAATAGTCACGAAACAACTTATATCTCTTTCGGTTCTGAAGTTGTTCAACATTATGATGAGAAACCAGTCGTCAATCATATCAATGGAAGAAGCCAATGGCATGCAGATCAATTAAGCACCATAGCTCAGCCTTCATCTATGGCATCATCTTCCAGCTTTTCAAATTGTCCAGAAAATGATTTCTTCACACATGCAAATTGGGATGAGCTCAAATCAGTTGTAGACTTTGCGTTTGATCCCTTTCCTATGTAA